In Amycolatopsis sp. EV170708-02-1, the following are encoded in one genomic region:
- a CDS encoding FtsX-like permease family protein produces the protein MTGREDLMLGFRLAVGGGRGSIVRLVLSTAGIGLAVAILLIGASAGTIKENRDQRTFAASVRGEPIPGVAPLDYRATTTDFRGHAISLVHLRATGPNSPIPPGVDRLPAPGEVFLSPKLDELVASDTSGLLRPRLPGKPVGLIAAETTLNPGDLIAYVGTDALRDGHAIYGFGAEPGYHDMIENGILILLLLGLFVLLTPVFIFVGTVSRLGGAARDRRLAALRLAGSSLAQLRRITAAESLVGALAGLVAGTALFLLFRGAVADFQVFRFGVYPKDLTPSWPLVVLIVLAVPALTVATAWASQRHTVVEPLGVVRETAPPKRRLWWRLLPVVVGILLIAPDLGVASELGRWALIGGAVLLMLGIPALLPWLLERVVSRVKGGPPSFQLAIRRLQSDSGTPSRVVAGLCVVLAGAIALQSLLAGQAVMEAGRQDETAGRITVYADGAAADRAIAAVRAVPGAADFQAIRSMFVDSIRGDGTLVQFAVADCATIEAATTATGCRDGDVFATPSFVHKGQSMKITDDGKREQPWTVPAEPRPLEAKPSGMAELLGPHVLATPAAMTGVDLAAASVTVSLRGTTGNPDFTELVRNSVAPYSGQVTVAAFNGERASTEARMFGDARDILLGGALCVLLLAAVSLLVLAQEQVRERRRALGALSATGVPVRVIVRSLLWQNGIPLLLGIVIATGTGIAVAALGKRLFRDGLYVDWSAVALLAAAAVVMVLLVTASTVPSVRSAAKTENLRTE, from the coding sequence ATGACCGGACGCGAAGACCTGATGCTCGGGTTCCGGCTGGCCGTCGGGGGCGGCCGGGGCTCGATCGTCAGGCTCGTCCTGAGCACCGCCGGGATCGGCCTGGCGGTGGCGATCCTGCTGATCGGTGCCTCCGCGGGCACCATCAAGGAGAACCGGGACCAGCGGACGTTCGCCGCTTCCGTGCGGGGCGAACCGATCCCGGGTGTCGCGCCACTGGACTACAGGGCGACGACGACCGATTTCCGCGGTCACGCGATCTCGCTCGTCCATCTGCGGGCCACGGGGCCGAATTCCCCGATCCCGCCGGGCGTGGACCGGCTGCCCGCACCGGGCGAGGTCTTCCTTTCGCCGAAACTGGACGAACTCGTCGCTTCCGACACCAGCGGCCTGCTGCGGCCTCGTCTGCCCGGCAAGCCGGTCGGACTCATCGCCGCGGAGACCACGCTCAACCCCGGCGACCTGATCGCCTACGTCGGCACGGACGCGCTGCGGGACGGACACGCGATCTACGGCTTCGGCGCCGAACCCGGGTACCACGACATGATCGAGAACGGGATCCTGATCCTCCTGCTGCTCGGTCTCTTCGTCCTGCTCACGCCGGTGTTCATCTTCGTCGGGACGGTCTCGCGGCTCGGCGGTGCCGCCCGGGACCGGCGGCTCGCCGCGTTGCGACTGGCGGGTTCGTCCCTCGCGCAGCTGCGCCGGATCACCGCCGCGGAATCCCTCGTGGGCGCGCTGGCCGGGCTCGTCGCGGGGACCGCGTTGTTCCTGCTCTTCCGCGGCGCGGTGGCGGACTTCCAGGTGTTCCGGTTCGGGGTGTACCCGAAGGATCTGACGCCGTCGTGGCCGTTGGTGGTGCTGATCGTGCTCGCGGTCCCGGCCCTGACCGTGGCGACGGCTTGGGCGTCCCAGCGGCATACGGTCGTCGAGCCGCTCGGAGTCGTCCGTGAGACCGCGCCGCCGAAGCGCCGGTTGTGGTGGCGGCTGCTGCCGGTCGTCGTCGGGATCCTCTTGATCGCCCCGGATCTCGGCGTCGCGAGCGAACTCGGCCGCTGGGCGCTGATCGGCGGCGCGGTGTTGCTGATGCTCGGGATTCCCGCGCTGCTGCCGTGGCTGCTGGAACGCGTCGTCTCCCGGGTCAAGGGCGGGCCGCCGTCGTTCCAGCTCGCGATCCGCCGTTTGCAGAGCGACAGCGGGACCCCGTCACGGGTGGTCGCGGGCCTCTGCGTGGTGCTCGCCGGGGCGATCGCGCTGCAGAGCCTCCTGGCGGGACAGGCCGTGATGGAGGCCGGTCGCCAGGACGAGACGGCGGGCCGGATCACCGTGTACGCGGACGGTGCCGCGGCCGATCGGGCGATCGCCGCGGTCCGCGCGGTCCCCGGCGCGGCCGACTTCCAGGCCATACGCTCGATGTTCGTCGACTCGATTCGCGGGGACGGCACGCTCGTCCAGTTCGCCGTCGCCGACTGCGCCACGATCGAGGCGGCCACCACCGCGACCGGTTGCCGCGACGGCGACGTGTTCGCCACCCCGTCCTTCGTCCATAAAGGACAGTCGATGAAGATCACCGACGACGGCAAACGAGAGCAGCCATGGACCGTTCCCGCCGAGCCGCGACCGCTCGAAGCGAAACCATCGGGAATGGCCGAGCTACTGGGACCGCACGTGCTCGCGACGCCCGCCGCGATGACGGGTGTCGACCTGGCCGCCGCGTCGGTCACGGTGAGCCTGCGCGGGACGACCGGGAATCCGGATTTCACCGAACTGGTGCGGAACTCGGTGGCGCCGTACAGCGGACAGGTCACCGTGGCGGCCTTCAACGGGGAGCGGGCCTCCACCGAGGCCCGGATGTTCGGCGACGCGCGGGACATCCTGCTCGGCGGTGCGCTGTGCGTTCTGCTGCTGGCCGCGGTGAGCCTGCTGGTGCTCGCCCAGGAACAGGTCCGTGAACGGCGGCGGGCGCTCGGCGCACTGTCCGCCACCGGCGTCCCGGTGCGCGTGATCGTCCGGTCCCTGCTGTGGCAGAACGGGATTCCGCTGCTGCTGGGCATCGTGATCGCGACAGGGACCGGGATCGCCGTCGCCGCGCTGGGCAAGCGGCTGTTCCGGGACGGGCTGTATGTCGACTGGTCCGCGGTCGCGCTGCTCGCCGCGGCGGCCGTCGTGATGGTGCTGCTGGTGACGGCGTCGACGGTGCCGTCCGTTCGCTCGGCGGCGAAGACGGAGAACCTGCGCACCGAGTGA